Part of the Intestinibacillus sp. Marseille-P6563 genome is shown below.
ACATGCTGTTGCTGAAGGGCGTTGCGCGCTAATTCGATAGCCTGCTCGGTCATATCCACACCGTTTCCGTCCATACGTGCGGTTTCGTTTTCGGCTACATGAACGGTCGCCGAAGAGTCTTCCAGCACATCTCGGAAGTCTTGTGCTTTGCCATTTCCGACAGCGTCTAATTTCCCTCGCAGCGTTTCTTCGAAGGTAACGTACTTCGCCTTATAGTTCGGCGTTTCCACGTTTGCAATATTATCCAAAATTGCAGTTTGCTTGGTCCACAGAAAATCCATGGATCGTTGCATCATCAACAATGCGTTATTTGTCAATGGTTCCATTGGAACGCCTCCATCATTTTTGTTTAAAATATTTATTCTGCATATATTTTACTATTCTTATGGCGCCGATTCAACATTTTTTCGACAACTTTACATACTTTTCGTTATCATTTTCCACAACCGATATTTCCTTCTAAAAAGTTCTTTTCCCTATCTTATTTGTAAGAAAAGCGTATCAAACAAGCATCCAACTGCCCAATTACCATTATTTCCACAATTTTAAAGGATATTTTTCTAAAAATTTTTGTACATTTTCACCACATGATTTTTCACAAAAACAATGCACCCTGCACGCTTGTTTTATATTCGATTCTCCAGATTGTACACATAAAAAACCGGTTCAACCCCCGTCAAAGAAGGTCAGAACC
Proteins encoded:
- the flgB gene encoding flagellar basal body rod protein FlgB, which produces MEPLTNNALLMMQRSMDFLWTKQTAILDNIANVETPNYKAKYVTFEETLRGKLDAVGNGKAQDFRDVLEDSSATVHVAENETARMDGNGVDMTEQAIELARNALQQQHVFNAISNDLTLLRTAIRGQ